The sequence below is a genomic window from Williamwhitmania taraxaci.
GAATACTTATCGCTATTCCTTATTATTAGGTGGTTTAAGCCTTTTATCGATGATTTTTATAAAAGACCAATATATGCTGATTTTTGCAATGGCGGGAGTAGGTATTTCATGGGCTGCAATTTTAGCAATGCCATATGCCATCCTTTCTTCATCACTTCCTGCAAGCAAGATGGGTGTTTACATGGGTATTTTTAATGCATCCATAACTATTCCACAAATAGCAGCTGGTCTTTTAGGCGGAGTTATCCTTGCCCTTCTTGGAGGGCAAGCGATATTCATGCTTGGTGTTGCCGGCTTATCCATGGTATTTGCGGCTATTGGAGTATTCTTTGTACACGACAAAAACGAAATAAGATAACCATCGCAATTTTGTTACCAATGATAATAAAGGCTTGCATATTTGATCTCGACGGAGTGATTGTGGATACTGCAAAGTACCACTATCTCGCATGGAACCGCTTAGCCAATGAGCTGGGCTTTGAATTCTCCATTGAGCATAACGAACGATTAAAAGGGGTTAGTCGCATGACCTCGCTTGATATTTTACTGGAAGTTGGTGGACTTACCTATTCCAATGCGGAAAAGGTAGTTATGGCTGCTAGAAAGAACGAGTGGTATTTGGAGTATATCTATAAAATGACTCCTGATGAGATTCTTCCCGGGGTGATAAGTTTCTTGACGATGCTGCGCGAAAAGGGTATTAAAATTTCACTCGGATCAGCCAGTAAAAATGCAATGTTGATCCTTGAGCGCGTTCAACTTCAATCCTTCTTTGATGCCGTAATTGATGGAAATAAGGCACTTAAAGCGAAACCCGATCCTCAAGTATTTCTATTGGCAGCACAGGAACTAAATGAAAACCCAACCAATTGTGTGGTTTTTGAGGATGCTGCTGCTGGCATAGAAGCGGCATTGGCTGCCGGAATGAAATGTATCGGAATTGGATCGCCAGAGATTTTGGGCCGTGCCGATAAGGTAGTACCTGGATTTGAAAATGCAAACATCGAACTAATTAAGTTTTAAGACTTCAAAAAAATATTTGTATGAGCACCTATCTGAAGCACGACGAATGGAGTATTGTTGAAGAAGGATTTCATCCCGAAAAGAGTAGGGACTCCGAAAGCCTTTTTAGCATCGGGAACGGACATATGGGCCAACGTGCCAACTTTGAGGAGAAGTATTCGGGCGTCACGTTGCAAGGTCACTACATCGCCGGTATTTATTACCCTGATAAAACAAGAGTGGGCTGGTGGAAAAATGGCTACCCTGAATATTTCGCAAAAGTGATTAATGCACCGAGTTGGATCGGCATCGACGTTAAGGTTGATGGTGAGATGCTCGATTTGGCTACCTGTAAGATTCTTGAATTCCGCAGAGAGCTGAACATGAAGCAATCGGTACTTGAACGGGAGTTTACCGTGGCTATGCAATCGGGTATTCAGTTACACGTGAAGTCTACACGTTTTTTAAGTATTACCGAACATGAACTGGGTCTTATTCGGTATTCAATCACACCATTGAACCAAAGCGTAAGCTTAGAAATCCTTCCCTACATTGATGCGGATGTTGAAAATGAGGATTCTAACTATAATGAGAAGTTTTGGGAGAAAACCGATGGTTCCTGCTACCATCACGAGGCATATATTACATCGAAAACGAAGAAACTCGATTTCAATATTTGCACCGGAATGCTCTTTGACGTTTTTGCTGGAGGCAATAAGCTAACAACAAAGGCACATTTAGTTGAAGAAGACCTTCTTCTAGGAAACAAAGTGATTCTAAATGCCAATAGCGATGAAGAGATTGTTGTTTATAAGTATGCAACGGTTGTAACCTCTCTCGACCACAAGGTTTCGGACCTGATGCAGGTTGCTCGTAAGAAATTGCAAGATGCAAACAGTAAGGGTTTTCATGCAATACTCAAAGATCATATAAACGAGTGGGCTCAAAAGTGGGAGCACAGCGATATTGTAATTGAGGGTGACGTTGCCGCACAGCAAGGTATCCGCTTCAATATACTTCAGCTCAATCATACCTATACTGGGAAAGATGCACGCTTTAACATCGGACCAAAAGGGTTTACCGGCGAAAAATATGGCGGAAGCACTTATTGGGATACCGAAGCATATTGCCTACCTTTTTATATGGCCACTGCTGGCGAAGAGGTAGCAAAAAATTTGCTGGTGTATCGATACAACCACCTCCAAAGGGCCATTGAAAATGCCGAAAAACTAGGCTTTACTGACGGTGCTGCGCTTTACCCAATGGTTACCATGAATGGGGAAGAGTGCCATAACGAGTGGGAGATCACCTTTGAGGAAATTCACCGCAATGGCGCCATTGCGTTTGCCATTAACAGCTACATCCGCTATACCGGTCATGAATCCTACCTTGCCGATAAAGGGCTTGAAGTGCTCATGGGAATTAGCCGCTTCTGGGCTCAACGGATTACTTTCTCCGAAGCAAAGGGAAAGTATGTAATGCTTGGCGTAACTGGTCCCAATGAGTACGAAAACAATGTAAATAACAACTGGTATACCAATACTATAGCGTGCTGGTGCTTGGAGTATACCATTGAGGCACTGCAGAAGGTTAAAGAGACCAACATTGCACGCTATAAGGAGATCATTACCAAAACGGCCTTCGATGATAAGAAGGAAGTCGGCAAATGGCAAGATATTATTAAGAACATGTATTATCCAACCGAGGAGAAATTGAAGATTTTCCTTCAGCAAGATGGATACATGGATAAGGAACAAATTCTGGTAAAGGATCTGGATATTAAAAACCGGCCTTTGAACCAAAAATGGTCATGGGATAGAATTCTTCGCTCCTGCTATATTAA
It includes:
- the pgmB gene encoding beta-phosphoglucomutase, producing MIIKACIFDLDGVIVDTAKYHYLAWNRLANELGFEFSIEHNERLKGVSRMTSLDILLEVGGLTYSNAEKVVMAARKNEWYLEYIYKMTPDEILPGVISFLTMLREKGIKISLGSASKNAMLILERVQLQSFFDAVIDGNKALKAKPDPQVFLLAAQELNENPTNCVVFEDAAAGIEAALAAGMKCIGIGSPEILGRADKVVPGFENANIELIKF
- a CDS encoding family 65 glycosyl hydrolase domain-containing protein — translated: MSTYLKHDEWSIVEEGFHPEKSRDSESLFSIGNGHMGQRANFEEKYSGVTLQGHYIAGIYYPDKTRVGWWKNGYPEYFAKVINAPSWIGIDVKVDGEMLDLATCKILEFRRELNMKQSVLEREFTVAMQSGIQLHVKSTRFLSITEHELGLIRYSITPLNQSVSLEILPYIDADVENEDSNYNEKFWEKTDGSCYHHEAYITSKTKKLDFNICTGMLFDVFAGGNKLTTKAHLVEEDLLLGNKVILNANSDEEIVVYKYATVVTSLDHKVSDLMQVARKKLQDANSKGFHAILKDHINEWAQKWEHSDIVIEGDVAAQQGIRFNILQLNHTYTGKDARFNIGPKGFTGEKYGGSTYWDTEAYCLPFYMATAGEEVAKNLLVYRYNHLQRAIENAEKLGFTDGAALYPMVTMNGEECHNEWEITFEEIHRNGAIAFAINSYIRYTGHESYLADKGLEVLMGISRFWAQRITFSEAKGKYVMLGVTGPNEYENNVNNNWYTNTIACWCLEYTIEALQKVKETNIARYKEIITKTAFDDKKEVGKWQDIIKNMYYPTEEKLKIFLQQDGYMDKEQILVKDLDIKNRPLNQKWSWDRILRSCYIKQADVLQGIYFLENRFDIETIRRNYEFYESRTVHESSLSPCVHSILASKIGKTDQAYELYLRTARLDLDDYNKEVREGLHITSMAGTWLSIVEGFGGMRVVDGKVGFTPSIPQGWNAYSFRIVHRGTALRIRVTTEEVMVFNEHGPDSQIMVYGKPYTVAKNSNIVAELSK